The following DNA comes from Brassica oleracea var. oleracea cultivar TO1000 chromosome C5, BOL, whole genome shotgun sequence.
AAAACAGAACCGTCCTAATGTAGCAAAGTATTATCCTTTTTTTATAACAGGTGAAACATGATCATGAAGATTGTCGTGTTATGTACCGTGAAGGACTTGAAGGAAGCCCTTTTCACACATTGCTCGTTGAAGGTTACATGGATGGCCCTATCCAAGACTGTAAGTTTTCTCAAGTGTTTGGACTGGTACAGGAAACAAAAATTATTTTTTTGAATAACTAGGAGGTTCTGGGTGGGCCGAAACCCGTAATCCCCTCAAATCCGAAACCAGAACATGTAATATTAGTTTTGCAGGTTTATGTGTATCATGGGAATCATCACTCTACGAGAAATGGTGAGAGTGTCTTTGTCCTTCTGTTTATGCGTATTTTTGGTTTCACTGATCTGAGATGGAAACTGATGGTTTATATGTCTTACAGGTGGCCAATCTCTGCATTTCCAGCATTCAGAATCTTACAAACTAAAAGTTTGCAAAAGGAAAAGATCAATGAACAGATATGTTTAATGAGGTCAATTTCACATATTGCAAAGTTCTTTTTCTTTCTAAGTCTGAAGGTTTTGATGATGTTTTTTTTTGTAAGAAAAGGATGAAAGTACCGTGGCCAATGGCAAACAGAGAAGCTGTTGTGCAGTTTTTCTTATTCGAATACTTTAGAGACGGTTTAGTCATCATTCTACTCAACTCGGTAGAAATTTTGTTCATCCTAATCCAGTTATTCTTAATGATTTTGACTCTATCCTAACACACTCTCTGTTAGTATCATCTTTAGATCTCAGCATCAGAAGTAGAGAACTTCGACAAGAAGGGTGTATATGAAGCAGCGGATGCTGTGAGGGTTGATTTAGTAGGCGGCGTTGCTATACAAAGGGTGTCATCAGAGAGAAGTTACTTAAGGTAAGTGTGAGTGAGTGATCACACTCTAGATGTCCGCCTAAGCGGTAAATCGGGACTAAACGAAATGAACGATTCGGTTTAGGTGTTAACAACCCGATCTAGACGTCAAGCTAATCAATAATCCCCTATAAAGCACCTAGTTGCCCGCCTAACAATTTCTTTGAACATTAATATTAAAACATATATAACCAGAAACTTGACATGGACTTTTGGTTATTTATAACTGTGAAAATTTTGTAGATACATATCGGAGATTGATATAAAGCTGGACTTGGTCCCTCCATCTCTAATAAATTTGGTGTCTAGGCAGCTCCTCGGCAACGGTTTCAAACTTTTCAAGAAGGTTATTTTTTCTTTTTCTTTTAAGTTCGTAGAATTAATGATTTTCAGTTGTGTGATGTTGTGGTGTTTCACTTGAACGTATACAGACCATTGGTTCGGTGGCTAAATCTGATGACTACAGGAGAGTTTTAGCTGATCCATTGTATACTATGATACGTCAAGCTCTGTATTCTACTGATGAAATCTGCCAAGCAAATGTGTTCCATAGCCAAGATGAAAGTGGTTGCAAAAGATATGATCATGAGATTGAGGAAGAAGAATGTGGTGATGATGAAGATGAAGATGAGAATAAAAGTGTTTCTTCTTCTTCTTCTGGAGAGAAGGATGAAAGTTACATTGGGAAGACCTACAATGGTAAAACACTT
Coding sequences within:
- the LOC106344165 gene encoding uncharacterized protein LOC106344165 isoform X1, whose translation is MEKKLEICEYRERLDKTLASPDLTNDQTLKTLIRQQLNQECTVDVLDQRVADLSSILEKLRSASAKDQDLSNEASTGDWKVKHDHEDCRVMYREGLEGSPFHTLLVEGYMDGPIQDCLCVSWESSLYEKWWPISAFPAFRILQTKSLQKEKINEQICLMRMKVPWPMANREAVVQFFLFEYFRDGLVIILLNSISASEVENFDKKGVYEAADAVRVDLVGGVAIQRVSSERSYLRYISEIDIKLDLVPPSLINLVSRQLLGNGFKLFKKTIGSVAKSDDYRRVLADPLYTMIRQALYSTDEICQANVFHSQDESGCKRYDHEIEEEECGDDEDEDENKSVSSSSSGEKDESYIGKTYNGKTLFCISPEVKQALGTLEKVITMVRKSRTDNNNKTSSTSLEEEEEEEEASSSSPKLHLERAEIVSSSKVCTQGPNTEVLDEASLTHYHHNNNNNNRIVYRRSGSSSFAREGNKIAPTTTPEVTRITISQATTLFNQTEENSDDKPSGLNGGKSSVLQRKRKPRCFGIRSWMRRT
- the LOC106344165 gene encoding uncharacterized protein LOC106344165 isoform X2 yields the protein MEKKLEICEYRERLDKTLASPDLTNDQTLKTLIRQQLNQECTVDVLDQRVADLSSILEKLRSASAKDQDLSNEASTGDWKVKHDHEDCRVMYREGLEGSPFHTLLVEGYMDGPIQDCLCVSWESSLYEKWWPISAFPAFRILQTKSLQKEKINEQICLMRMKVPWPMANREAVVQFFLFEYFRDGLVIILLNSISASEVENFDKKGVYEAADAVRVDLVGGVAIQRVSSERSYLRYISEIDIKLDLVPPSLINLVSRQLLGNGFKLFKKTIGSVAKSDDYRRVLADPLYTMIRQALYSTDEICQANVFHSQDESGCKRYDHEIEEEECGDDEDEDENKSVSSSSSGEKDESYIGKTYNGKTLFCISPEVKQALGTLEKVITMVRKSRTDNNNKTSSTSLEEEEEEEEASSSSPKLHLERAEIVSSSKVCTQGPNTEVLDEASLTHYHHNNNNNNRRSGSSSFAREGNKIAPTTTPEVTRITISQATTLFNQTEENSDDKPSGLNGGKSSVLQRKRKPRCFGIRSWMRRT